In Kaistella sp. 97-N-M2, the sequence TCCGACGTCGAAACAATTCCCAAGCGGTGCGCGTCTTCCATATCGATAATGTTGTAGCAAATATCGTCGGCGGCTTCTACGAGCCAAACAAACGGATGTCTTTTGAAAATCGTAGGTTCATCGTTTTCCTGTTTTAAATTCACCGATTTTGCAATGTCGAGAAATGTGTCTTTTTCATTTTGAAAGAAACCGAATTTTTTGCGGTGAATGATGCCTTTCTTTTTGGCCACTGCTTCACACGGATATTTCGCGATGCTCGCCAAAGTTGTGTATGTTAACTGCGTTCCGCCTTCATCTTTGCCGTTTTGCTGGTGCGTTAAAACACGAATTGCATTAGCATTTCCTTCAAAATTTACGAGATCTGCCCATTCTTTTTCGGAGAATTTATGTTTCAGATCTTTTTCATTTTTCTCAAAATAACTCGCGATGGCGTCTTCGCCGGAATGCCCAAAAGCGGGATTTCCCACATCATGACACAAACACGCCGCGGCGATGACATTGTTCAGATTGTGCTGATAGAAAGTTTTCGAATTTTCATCGAGTTCCGATTCGTAGTTTTTAAAAATAAATTCGCCGATCACACTTCCCAAACTGCGGCCAACAGAAGAAACTTCTAGCGAGTGCGTTAAGCGGTTGTGCACAAAAACACTTCCCGGCAGCGGAAAAACCTGCGTCTTATTCTGCAAACGCCGAAAGGCTGCGGAAAAGATAATGCGATCGAAATCCCGCTGGAAATCTGTTCGTGAAGCTGCCGTTGGCGCGTTTTGACCGGTCCGTTGGTTGGTGAAAAGTTGGTTGAGAATCATGGGTCAAAAATAAGTAAATTAATCGTTGAAACTTTCGCAAACCCTGTTATTAATGCTTTTTTGAAGTGATTACATTTTTGTCGGGCCGGAAATTTCGGAAATTTGGAAAAGATACAGTAATTGAGGAAGCGCTTACTCAGAAATTTCAAAAAAAAGAGACACAGAATTTTTCCAGATTAATCCTTCCGATCACTTTAGAGGGAGTTTAGTACGATAAAATCAGAAAGCATTGGAACAGAAAGAAGAAGGAAACTGCATTTTCCCAAAGTAAAAGCAAATTTTCATTCGCTCTGGATTATATATTTTCCATTACTTTAGTGTTAATTTTAACTAACTATATCCTCAAAAAGCTTCTCGTATTTTTCTAAAATAAAATTTTTTGAAAATCGGGATGAGATTGAATTTTTAATTGCGTCAGAATCATGCTTTTCATTAAGAATACGCCTGATTTTATTTGAGAACTCGTGGTGGTTTTCAATATTGGAACTTTCACCATTAATGTTGGGCTGAATAATTTCGGTAATTCCGCCCGGACAATTGTTGGCTAAAGAATACGTACCGCAAGCTCCTGCTTCCAGTAAAACGTTCGGAAAACCTTCGTACCGGGAGGAGAGAATAAACAAATCTGCAAACTTTAAAAATTCATACGGATTTTTTTGTTGTCCGTGAAAACTGACATTTTCTAAACCGAGATCATTTTTCATTTGGTGAAGCAATTTTTTGTCATGGCCCTCGCCTAAAATATGAAGCAGAATTGTATCATTTTTTAAGTGACTGAAAACTTTCAACAAATTATCAAAACCCTTTCTGCTAGAGAGGTTTCCGATGGCAACCACATTGTTAAAATCACCTTTAAAAAATTTGGGCTTTTCTGAAATCGCGAGTTTTCCTTTAATAAAGTCAAAATCGACCGGATTGTTGATCTTAACTACTTTCTCTTTTTTAACGTTAAAATTTTCGACGAGATCATTTTGCATATCGTCGCTCTGGCAAATGATTCTGTCAAAATTATTGTAAAACTTATAAAAAAACCGGATTTCTTTTCTGGTAACGTGTTTCGAAACAACATTGGTTTCTCTGGCGATAAATTTTATTTTCGGAAAAAACCTGATAAATAAAGCCAAATACGCGTTGACTTCGCCAAAACCACAGAAAACAACATCGGGTTTTCTTTTGCGGATCTGCTTTAAAATTGGAAGTAAGGAATGCCTAATTCGGGGAGTTTTTATGTCGATGATTTCTACATCTTCTTTCAAAATATCTAAAAAACCGCCTTCTTTGCGCAGTAGGAGAATTGCGGGCTGAAACTTGGATCGGGGCAAATGATTTGCAATTGTGGTGACAATTCTTTCGGCGCCGCCGGTTTCGAGATCCGGAAGAATAAAAAGTATGGAAATTTTTTTCATGAGTTTATAAAAAACCTTGTTAAGGTTTGAAACTTTGACAAGGTTAAGGTGAATTTACACTAATTCCGGAAAGTCATGTGATTGATTGGTTACGATATGATTAATAAAAACCTGTTATCTTTTGGTCAAAGAAACATACATAAAATTGTGTAATTACTTTTCTCAGCTAAACTATCAATTTGTTTTAGCATCGTTATTTTCATGATGCGGAACTCCATTCGCAACTCTTTCATCATCATCACCCGTTGAAATGTATTCTGATTTCGTATCCGAAACTACGGAAGAAGTTTCTGTTGAACCGATAGATTCAATATGCGATGCGATATTTTCCATCAGCTCGTCGGAATTCATTCCTGCAGCAAACTGTTGATCGAAATTATTTTCAATGGCGCTCTCAGAATTAATATCTGCAATAAGGGAATTGGATTCCAGTTCCTCCTTTAAATTGACAATTTTTCGGAGGATCTCCAAATCGTACGTATTTTCGATCCACTCAATTAGTTCATTTTTGATATCGATGATTGAATTTTCCATGATTCACCTTTTAATTTGCAACGTCTGAAATAAATTTAATTCTCAGCATCCGTACTTCTTCATCGCTTAAATCGTCGCCAAATTCCGCCAAAAGAACTTTCATGCTGTCGCTTTCGCTGCTTTTCATAAAATCCATAAATTCTTCCACAACGTCTTCATCGAAATTTTCATCAATGTAATAGTCGATATTTAATTTGGTCCCCTGGTAAACGATGCGTTCCATTTCTTTCAGCAGATCGTCCATAGAAAGATTTTTTGCTTTTGCAATATCTTCCAGATCAATCTTCTTGTCGGTACTTTGAATAATAAAAACTTTGTGCGAAGATTTATTCGCCACCTGTTTCAGTACCATATCCTGTGTGCGTTCAATGGCATTTTCGTCTACATATTTTTTGATGAAATCGGCGAATTCCTTACCGAATTTTTTGGCTTTTCCTTCGCCCACGCCATAAATTTTACCCATTTCCTCAATGCTGACTGGATATTGCACGGTCATATCTTCCAAACTGGGATCCATAAAAACCGTGTAGGGTGGAATGCCCTGCTTTTTTGCCACATTTTTTCGCAGTTCTTTTAACTGGCTGAATAAGTTTTCATCCAGCCCGCCACTTTGCTTTACCTGAACCTGATCGGAATCGGCTTTTGTCTGGGCCAAATTATATTCGCGGTCTTCAGCGATGCAAAACGCGTTTTTATCTTTCCCGTTGATCACGTTCTGTCCTTTTTCAGTGACTTTCAGAACGCCGTAAGTTTCGATATCTTTCTGCAAAAAATTCTGTACGGTCGCCTGTCGGATCACAGATTTCCAAAAATTTTCGTCTTCTTTTTTTCCAATGGCAAAATGTTTCGTCGTTTCGAGTTTGTAGGATTTGGTTACCGGATTTTCCTTTCCCACCAATACGGAAATTAAATCTTTGGTCCTGAACTTTTCCTCCAGATCCTTCACCAGACTTAGCACCAGTTTTAATTCTTTCGTGGCATCTTTAAGCTGCGGAGGATTAACGGAATTGTCACACATTTGTGCACCATCACCATTAACAGGATCGAAAGCTTCCCCAAAATAGCACAAAATATACTGACGGCGGCTCATCGAGGTTTCGGCGTAACCCACGACTTCATTCAAGAGTTGCAAGCCAATCTCCCGTTCGGAAACCGGTTTTTGGGCCAAAAATTTTTCTAATTTTTCAATATCTTTTGGATCATAAAAGGCCAAACAGTAACCTTCGCCGCCATCTCTGCCGGCTCTCCCCGTTTCCTGATAATAACTCTCCAGAGACTTTGGAATATCGTAATGAATAACGAAGCGCACATCGGGTTTATCGATGCCCATCCCAAAAGCGATGGTTGCCACGATAATATCTGCTTCCTCCATGAGAAATTTATCCTGATTCATCACCCTTGTTTTTTGGTCTAAACCCGCATGGTACGGAAGTGCGTTGATGCCGTTGACCTGCAAAAGCTGCGCAAATTCTTCTACCTTTCGGCGACTCAAACAATAAACAATTCCGGATCTTCCTTTATATTGGTTCACAAATTTAACGATCTCGCGGTCGATATTAACCTTGGGGCGAACTTCGTAAAAAAGATTGGGCCGGTTAAAACTTTCTTTAAAAACCAGGGCCTGCGACATTCCCAGCGTTTTCTGAATATCATCCTGCACTTTCGGCGTCGCCGTGGCAGTTAAAGCAATAACAGGAACATCGGCGATTTTGTCGATAATGGTTTTAAGATTGCGGTACTCGGGGCGGAAATCATGCCCCCACTCTGAAATACAGTGTGCTTCGTCGATCGCAACAAAAGAAATTTCGACGTCGCGTAGAAATTCCATGTATTCTTCTTTAATTAAAGATTCGGGTGCCACGTATAACAATTTTGTTTTACCGGCGCGTATATCGTCGAAGACCTGCTTGGTTTGCGTTTTATTTAAGGAAGAGTTCAGTACATGTGCTACACCTTCGTTGGAAGAAAGTCCGTTCACGGCATCCACCTGATTTTTCATCAGTGCAATTAAAGGAGACACCACAATAGCTGTTCCTTCACACATTAAAGCGGGAAGCTGATAACACAAGGATTTCCCACCACCTGTTGGCATTAAAACAAAAATGTCTCTACCTTCTAATAAATTTTTGATTATATCTTCCTGCTGACCTTTAAACTTTGAAAAGCCGAAATATTTTTTGAGTTCTTTTGAGAGATCGGCACTTTTTGTTTTCATCTGTAATTTTCAATTTTATAGCCTCTTAAGCTACCCTTACCATCCATTTCGTGTACAAAATTTATTCTTTAGCATTTCATCTAAAATTGTTTATTAAATTTGCATACTATCCAAAGTTAAAGAATAATAATCGAAAAAACCAATCTTGGCCTTTAAATTTCCGGTATCTAAAGAAACAGGATCATCTAATTTTTTTCTAAACCCTCTCCATGAATCAGTCTGAAATCTTGCATTTAGCAAAAAACGCCATTTCCATCGAAATTTCCGAACTTGAAAAATTAAAGGACCGCCTCAACGAAAACTTTTTAAAATCTTTGGAAATCATTCAGTCTGCAAAGGGAAAATTGATCGTCGTCGGCATCGGGAAATCTGCGCACGTTGGCAACAAAATTGTGGCAACGCTCAACTCCACGGGAACACCGTCTCAGTTTCTTCACGCGTCAGAAGCGCTTCATGGCGATCTCGGCGTTATTCAAAAAACAGATGTCGTTTTATGCATTTCAAATTCCGGCAATTCTCCGGAAATCGTGAATCTCCTGCCTTTCCTCAAGGATTATTCTTCCGCACTCATTGGAATGACGGGAAATTTAAATTCAAAACTGGCAGAATTTTCTACCGTAGTTTTAGATTCTTCCGTCGAAATCGAAGCCTGCCCCATCAAATTAGCGCCGACAAGTTCGACCACCGTTCAGATGGCGCTGGGCGATGCGTTGGCCATTTGCCTCATGGAAATGAACGGTTTCAAAGAAAAAGATTTTGCAAAATTTCATCCGGGCGGAAGTTTAGGAAAAAACCTTACAGCAAAAGTGGAACAGTTTCTCTCTTCCCAAAAACCTCAGGTTACCGAAACAGCCGGAATCCGCGATATCATCATTTCCATCAGCGCCTCCTCCCACGGAATTACGGTGGTTACAGAAAAAGAACAGATTATCGGCGTAATTACCGATGGCGATCTGCGCCGAATGTTGATGAGCGATCAGGACGTCTCTAAAGTGACGGCAAAGGACATTATGAGCAAAAACCCAAAAAGCATCGACAAGTTGGCTTTGGCCAAAGAAGCTATGGCGATCTTAAAAGATAAAAATATCGGCCAGCTCATCGTTACGGAAGAGGGAAAATATTTTGGCATTATCGATATTCACCGCCTGCTGGACGAGGGAATAATCTAAAAAACATCATTTCCAGCTGAAGCCGTACGAAAAATATTGTCGCGCGGTTTCCACCGTTATTTCATAATATTCAGTAATTTCGCAACTTTAAAACCTTTCTGGCAAGGTGTTAAAACATAAACTTTAAACAAAAATTTCGTGGGCGAGAAAGAAGAAATGTCTATTTGGGGACACATTGGCGAGTTGAGAGGTCACTTAATCCGCGCAGTGATAGCGATTATTGTGGGCGGAATTATTGTCGGCTTTAATGTAAACTGGATCATGGACAACATATTTTTCGGTCCTACACGCAACGATTTTTTTACCTTTCGCGTTGTTAATCATTATTCCCGCGAACTAATCGGTCACGACAGCATCACACTGCCCGGGCATTTTGCCGTGCAGCAGAAAAAACTCTTTCAGCAGTTCAACGTCATGATGGCCGTTTCCGTTTTTGGCGGAATGGTGCTTGCCTTTCCCTACATCATTTGGGAATTATGGCGTTTTATTTCGCCCGCGCTCCATCCTAAAGAAAGAAAAAATTCCGTCTTTCTCATCAATTTTGTCTGGATTCTTTTCATGTGCGGAATCTTATGCGGTTACTTTCTAATTTTACCCTTCGCCATCAACTTTGGCTTACTTTTCAAAATATCCGATTCTATTACGCAGCTCTTTGATCTCAGCGACTACACGACATTATTTTTGCAGGTGGTTTTGGGGATGGGCATCGTTTTTCTTTTTCCGGTTATCGTTTATTTCCTTACATCCATCGGAATTTTAACGCCGTTGTTTATGCGCAAGTACCGTCGTCACGCCATTGTTTTAATTATGATTGTCGCCGCGATTATTACGCCTGCCGACGTATTGAGCATGATTATGGCTGCGCTGCCGTTGCTTTTGCTTTATGAATTCAGTATTTTGATGAGTGCGTATACCTTCAAAAAAGTTCAGAAACGAGCAGAAATGCCAGCGGAAAAATTCTAATTTTTAGAAGCAGCAAAAGGGGATTGTCTTTCCAAATTCCGTCCCGCTCTCACTACTCGCTTCCCGAGACAAAAAAATATTTTTTTTGTCCCGGGAGAGCTCAAACAGGCCGTTCGATCGGGGCTAAAACCTGGTTTAGATCTTCTCCGAAAGTTCAAATACCTTTTAGTATAAATTCATTCTAAGCAATATTCCAGGTAATGTAAATGGACAAAACTTTACTTTTCCATATAGTCTTTTAGGCTTCTTCCTAAAATATCATTCCAGCCATTTTCGAAACTTTCCTTTTGGAAATCAGGTCCTAAATGGTTGAAATTTTCCAAACCTTTGTGCGTTAACGTCACCATCGCTCCCTCACCGTCTTTTTCCAGTTCCCATTTAACAATTGATTTCTCTTTCGTAAATTCCGGATAAGTCCAGGTATGTTTCAACTTTTCATTCGGCACAATTTCTAAAATTTCACCGTGATGGTGGTATTTTTTCTCCGTTCCGGGTTCATAAAAATTAAATTCCCGATGGACGCCCAGGTCAAAATCCGAAATATCGAAATACCATTCCTTCATCTGCGCTTTGTCCGTTAAGGCTTTCCAAACCTTTTCCACGGGCGCATTAATTCGTTTTGTAACAGTTACGTTTTCATGCATGATTTTATGTTTTTTGGTTTAAATAAAGTTACCAATTTTTCACTATGCAAGAAAATAGAGCGTTTAATATTTACTTTAAGCCTTTTAAACTACATTTGGAAATGTTAAAAGTAAAATGCTCCTTTAATCGTCTTCCTTTTAAGATCACCTTTAATAACCACCAATTTTGAAACTACCCCTAAAAATTATGATTGTATTTTTGCTTTTGCTCGGCCTGCTTGCAGCGGCAGTTTTCCTCTTTCTCCAACAGCCGCAATTTGGGAAAGCACCCAGCGGACAACGATTGGAGCGCATTAAGAAATCGCCGCACTATCATAAAAACAAATTCGATAATCTCAGTTTCACGCCGCAACTCGCGGAAAACGCTTCTACGCCAGGCGTTATTTTTCGCTTTCTTTTCGAGAAAAGCAAAAACTTAACACCGAAACAGGCTTTCAACTTCGTCAAAACCGATCTGAAAGATTTAGATCCCACGGAAAACATCTACGTTTGGATGGGTCATTCCTCTTACTTCATTCAAATTGATGGTAAAAAAATTCTGGTCGATCCTGTTTTTAACGGGAACGCCTCGCCGCTTTCTTTCACAACAAAAGCTTTCGCCGGCACCGATCTGTATACAGCCGACGATATTCCAGAGCTCGATTACCTCATCATCACGCATGATCATTGGGATCACCTGGATTTTGAAACGGTTAAAAAGCTCGATTATAAAGTTAAAACTGTCATCACTGGTCTGGGAACCGGCGAACATCTGGAATCCTGGAACTACGATCCAAAGAAAATCATCGAACTCGACTGGGGCGAAAATTTTGA encodes:
- a CDS encoding deoxyguanosinetriphosphate triphosphohydrolase, with amino-acid sequence MILNQLFTNQRTGQNAPTAASRTDFQRDFDRIIFSAAFRRLQNKTQVFPLPGSVFVHNRLTHSLEVSSVGRSLGSVIGEFIFKNYESELDENSKTFYQHNLNNVIAAACLCHDVGNPAFGHSGEDAIASYFEKNEKDLKHKFSEKEWADLVNFEGNANAIRVLTHQQNGKDEGGTQLTYTTLASIAKYPCEAVAKKKGIIHRKKFGFFQNEKDTFLDIAKSVNLKQENDEPTIFKRHPFVWLVEAADDICYNIIDMEDAHRLGIVSTSDCENLFFELIKSENPNTKRVEEKLVNLTNANERISYLRAKVINALINKSIEIYQTNFAKILEGNLDQAMLDIYKSENKSLQEIESFSIEKIYGHKAVIEIENAGYNVMNELLDHFIPPILKEKSTRKSYDKMALKLLPQQFVYEEGSDYQKVLGVIDFVSGMTDNFATDLYRKIKGIDIGMTM
- a CDS encoding glycosyltransferase gives rise to the protein MKKISILFILPDLETGGAERIVTTIANHLPRSKFQPAILLLRKEGGFLDILKEDVEIIDIKTPRIRHSLLPILKQIRKRKPDVVFCGFGEVNAYLALFIRFFPKIKFIARETNVVSKHVTRKEIRFFYKFYNNFDRIICQSDDMQNDLVENFNVKKEKVVKINNPVDFDFIKGKLAISEKPKFFKGDFNNVVAIGNLSSRKGFDNLLKVFSHLKNDTILLHILGEGHDKKLLHQMKNDLGLENVSFHGQQKNPYEFLKFADLFILSSRYEGFPNVLLEAGACGTYSLANNCPGGITEIIQPNINGESSNIENHHEFSNKIRRILNEKHDSDAIKNSISSRFSKNFILEKYEKLFEDIVS
- the recQ gene encoding DNA helicase RecQ translates to MKTKSADLSKELKKYFGFSKFKGQQEDIIKNLLEGRDIFVLMPTGGGKSLCYQLPALMCEGTAIVVSPLIALMKNQVDAVNGLSSNEGVAHVLNSSLNKTQTKQVFDDIRAGKTKLLYVAPESLIKEEYMEFLRDVEISFVAIDEAHCISEWGHDFRPEYRNLKTIIDKIADVPVIALTATATPKVQDDIQKTLGMSQALVFKESFNRPNLFYEVRPKVNIDREIVKFVNQYKGRSGIVYCLSRRKVEEFAQLLQVNGINALPYHAGLDQKTRVMNQDKFLMEEADIIVATIAFGMGIDKPDVRFVIHYDIPKSLESYYQETGRAGRDGGEGYCLAFYDPKDIEKLEKFLAQKPVSEREIGLQLLNEVVGYAETSMSRRQYILCYFGEAFDPVNGDGAQMCDNSVNPPQLKDATKELKLVLSLVKDLEEKFRTKDLISVLVGKENPVTKSYKLETTKHFAIGKKEDENFWKSVIRQATVQNFLQKDIETYGVLKVTEKGQNVINGKDKNAFCIAEDREYNLAQTKADSDQVQVKQSGGLDENLFSQLKELRKNVAKKQGIPPYTVFMDPSLEDMTVQYPVSIEEMGKIYGVGEGKAKKFGKEFADFIKKYVDENAIERTQDMVLKQVANKSSHKVFIIQSTDKKIDLEDIAKAKNLSMDDLLKEMERIVYQGTKLNIDYYIDENFDEDVVEEFMDFMKSSESDSMKVLLAEFGDDLSDEEVRMLRIKFISDVAN
- a CDS encoding SIS domain-containing protein, producing MNQSEILHLAKNAISIEISELEKLKDRLNENFLKSLEIIQSAKGKLIVVGIGKSAHVGNKIVATLNSTGTPSQFLHASEALHGDLGVIQKTDVVLCISNSGNSPEIVNLLPFLKDYSSALIGMTGNLNSKLAEFSTVVLDSSVEIEACPIKLAPTSSTTVQMALGDALAICLMEMNGFKEKDFAKFHPGGSLGKNLTAKVEQFLSSQKPQVTETAGIRDIIISISASSHGITVVTEKEQIIGVITDGDLRRMLMSDQDVSKVTAKDIMSKNPKSIDKLALAKEAMAILKDKNIGQLIVTEEGKYFGIIDIHRLLDEGII
- the tatC gene encoding twin-arginine translocase subunit TatC, whose amino-acid sequence is MGEKEEMSIWGHIGELRGHLIRAVIAIIVGGIIVGFNVNWIMDNIFFGPTRNDFFTFRVVNHYSRELIGHDSITLPGHFAVQQKKLFQQFNVMMAVSVFGGMVLAFPYIIWELWRFISPALHPKERKNSVFLINFVWILFMCGILCGYFLILPFAINFGLLFKISDSITQLFDLSDYTTLFLQVVLGMGIVFLFPVIVYFLTSIGILTPLFMRKYRRHAIVLIMIVAAIITPADVLSMIMAALPLLLLYEFSILMSAYTFKKVQKRAEMPAEKF
- a CDS encoding SRPBCC domain-containing protein gives rise to the protein MHENVTVTKRINAPVEKVWKALTDKAQMKEWYFDISDFDLGVHREFNFYEPGTEKKYHHHGEILEIVPNEKLKHTWTYPEFTKEKSIVKWELEKDGEGAMVTLTHKGLENFNHLGPDFQKESFENGWNDILGRSLKDYMEK
- a CDS encoding MBL fold metallo-hydrolase yields the protein MIVFLLLLGLLAAAVFLFLQQPQFGKAPSGQRLERIKKSPHYHKNKFDNLSFTPQLAENASTPGVIFRFLFEKSKNLTPKQAFNFVKTDLKDLDPTENIYVWMGHSSYFIQIDGKKILVDPVFNGNASPLSFTTKAFAGTDLYTADDIPELDYLIITHDHWDHLDFETVKKLDYKVKTVITGLGTGEHLESWNYDPKKIIELDWGENFDLENGFKVYAETARHFSGRSFTRNQAIWASFVFETPQRKIYIGGDSGFDDHFEKIGKKHGGFDLAILENGQYNKDWRYIHMMPEEFFVAVKNLSAKRIIPVHNSKFALALHGWKETLEKISLLNEKENLRLITPKPGQKVMWEDDAKTYEKWWQNYE